Proteins encoded together in one Mercenaria mercenaria strain notata chromosome 18, MADL_Memer_1, whole genome shotgun sequence window:
- the LOC128550835 gene encoding uncharacterized protein LOC128550835, with the protein MRKLQGRDRENNGSLIVNELTEAERRWIIYIQRKHFGEVLSAIQNSQCRICRRYEGGPYKLPVMPPHPKSRVPETPPFTHTGLDYFGPLYVKSADGKTKVLVCLFTCMVTRAIHLEHVQNMSSEEFLLGFRRFVSQRGVPNEIISDNALQFKTASRTLDILWSNIVTRAELFFGAKNQLEFHSRIGTLDGWILREISGWNRLVNLWLKGQNAFWRIWQEEYLLGLRERAQVKLKSKKIVSVMESSVGDIVIIKDELPRSSWRMGRIEETQQSKDGKVRSA; encoded by the exons ATGAGAAAGCTACAAGGTAGAGACAGGGAAAACAATGGTTCACTTATAGTCAATGAACTTACAGAAGCAGAAAGAAGATGGATTATatatatacagagaaaacatttcGGCGAAGTGTTAAGTGCAATTCAAAACAGCCAATGCAGAATTTGCAGACGTTACGAAGGAGGACCCTATAAGCTGCCTGTGATGCCACCTCATCCTAAATCACGAGTGCCAGAAACTCCTCCGTTCACACACACAGGATTGGATTATTTTGGTCCATTATATGTGAAATCAGCAGACGGAAAGACTAAAGTCTTGGTATGTTTATTTACCTGTATGGTCACTCGAGCTATACATCTTGAACATGTACAGAACATGTCATCAGAAGAATTTCTTCTAGGTTTTAGGCGTTTCGTGTCTCAGAGAGGTGTGCCTAACGAGATCATTTCAGATAACGCTTTGCAGTTCAAGACAGCCAGTAGAACATTAGATATACTTTGGTCTAATATTGTGACACGTGCAGAATTATTCTTCGGAGCAAAGAATCAACTGGAATTTCATAGTAGAATTGGCACCCTGGATGGGTGGATTCTACGAGAGATTAGTGGGTGGA ATAGGCTAGTCAATTTATGGCTGAAAGGACAAAACGCTTTTTGGCGCATATGGCAAGAAGAGTATTTGCTTGGCCTTAGAGAAAGAGCTCAagtgaaattaaaatcaaagaaaattgttaGTGTTATGGAATCGAGTGTCGGTGATATTGTGATCATTAAGGACGAACTTCCAAGGTCTAGTTGGAGAATGGGTCGAATAGAGGAAACGCAACAAAGCAAGGACGGCAAAGTACGATCAGCGTAA